The nucleotide sequence TCGCGCATCGATTTTCCCCGCCAAAAGGGAATGACAACGTTTTCGTAGAGCCTGCGCGTTTCGCCATCGACGCGATAGGGAATTTTTTTGCGGGAATCGAGTATTTCGAGATCATTGAGGCTATGAATGCAGATTTCGGGATAGGAGGGCGTGGCTTTGGGAGCGGGGCCGCGTTCGCCGACGATCAGTTCTCCATCCTGGATAGCGATGGTTTTATTGGCGATGATATATTGAAACGCCAGAGCGCGGCGCATGGGAACGGAGGCGTTATCCGCCCGGCCGCTTTGATAAAATTCCGTAACCAACAAGGCGCGTTCGGCGGAGATGGTGGGAATCGCTTCCAGGCTTCGCTGGCGCAGGGCTTCGATTCTTGGGTTCATTGTCATCCTCCAATATGAACTTGTAGTCCCGCTTTTTCAAAGCGTATTTTAACGGCTTCCACAAGATCGGGAGAAGGCGGGCTGACGCCATTCATTCTGTTTTCGAGGCGCAGGCGTTTGTATTTGTGCTGGGCGGTTTGGTGATAGGGTAGAATGTGGATTGTCTGAATCCGGCGCAACGAGAGAATGTGAGCTATTAATGGAGAAAGATTGTCTTCCGCATCCGTTATTCCGGGAATGAGGGGAAAGCGGATGACGATATTTCTTCCGCGATCCGCTAACCTTTTCAGATTTGACAATATCGGTTGGTTGGAAACACCAGTATAAAATTCATGCTTTTTCTCGTCGATCAGTTTGAGATCGAATAAAAACAAATCCACATCTCCAGCGATGGAATCCATCATCTCCAACGGCGCGTAGCCCGAAGTATCCAACGCTGTATGAATTCCCCGCTGGCGGCATTCCCTCAGCGCCGCTTGCAGAAAGCGATGCTGGATCAATGGTTCGCCGCCGGAAAACGTCGCTCCGCCGTCCGATTCGTCGAAGAATAGAATCTCCTTCTCGATTTCGCGCATCAATTCCGAAACCGTCATGACGCGGCGGGATTTGAAATCGCCCGCATCCGCAGGCGAATCGGGAATGGCGCGGATGCCTTCGGGATTATGGCACCACCAGCATTTCAATGGACATCCTTGCAGGAAAATCGTGATGCGGATGCCGGGGCCGTCATAGATGGCGTAGCGCTTGATGTCGAAGATATGCCCTATGAGATTGGATGTTTCGTTCATGAAAATTGACGCTGTTATACTTTTGTAGATTGGTTCCAATGTCCCGGCGGCTTGCCTTCATTGTATTTCGCTTCATCATAGAATCCAATCGGGGCGCGGATGATAATCATACAGATTTGGAGGATCATCATGAATAAAATGCTCTTGGCGGGATGGCTCGTAGTATTGTTGCTGTCGTCCGTTTATGGAAAGGAAGAAGAGGTGGAAAGTCAATTGCGGCAGTTCATCGCCGATCGCGTCAAACAGCTGGAGCCGATGGCTTTGGCGTCCGCATTGGCGCAATGGAAAGCCAGCACAACGGGCCGGGAGGAAGATTACGAACAGTTCAACCAATGGCAATTGAAAATCAAGGAACTCTACAGCGACCGCAACGCTTTCGCGCAGGTTAAGAAATGGAAAGAATCACAGCTAGTAAAAGACGAGCTTTTGCGCCGCCAGTTGGATTTGCTTTATTGGGCGCATCTGCGCAATCAAATCGAACCGGAATTGTTGAAGCAGATTGTCGCTTTGGATACGAAAATTCAAAAAACATACAACACGTTTCGCGGCGAGATGGACGGCAAGAAAGTCACGAACAGCGATATTTACAAAATCATGACCGCGGAAAAAGACAGCCGCATCCGCGAACTGGCCTGGCGGGCAAGCAAGCAAGTAGGCGACGTTATCGCCAAGGATTTGATTCAACTGGTGAAGCTGCGCAATCAGGCGGCGCGTCCGTTGGGTTTCGACAATTACCATACGCTTTCCATCACGGCGGGCGAACAGGACGTTAAAGAGCTGGATCGCATCTTCCAGACGTTGGATGACCTGACGCGGCGGCCCTTCGCGGAAATGAAAGCGGAATTGGACCAAATTCTCGCGAAGGATTACGGCGTCGAAGCGTCCGCCTTAATGCCCTGGCATTATCACGATCCCTTCTTCCAACGGACGCCGTTGGTTTACGAATTCAATCTGGATCGGATTTATGAAAAATTCGATGTAAAGCAATTGGCGGAAAAATTCTACGCGGGAATCGGATTGCCGGTGGACGATATTTTGGCGAGAAGCGATCTCTACGACCGGGAAGGCAAAGATCCCAACGCTTTCAGCACGGATATCGACCGCAAAGGCGACGTGCGCATTCTCTGCAACCTCAACAACGACGAGCGCTGGATGGAAACCATCCTGCACGAGCTGGGACACGCCGTTTACGATAAATATCACGATATGGACCTGCCCTATCTGCTGCGGGAACCGGCGCACAGTTTCGCGACGGAAGGCGTCGCTATGTTCTTCGGACGCTTGAGCCGCAACGCCGATTGGATGAAAGCGATGCTCGATTTGCCGAACGACGATTACGCCGCCGCCGTCAAAGTCGGCGGAAAATATCTGCGCTTCCAACAAATTCTATTCGCCCGTTGGGCGCTGGTTATGTACCATTTCGAAAAGCAGTTATACGCCGATCCCGATGGCGATTTGAATAATCTTTGGTGGGATATGGTCAAGAAATATCAATTAGTCAATCCTCCCGCCGAAGCGCATGGCGCAAATTGGGCGGCGAAATTTCATTTCACCATCGCGCCTTGTTATTACCATAATTATATGTTGGGCGAGTTGTTCGCTTCCCAATTGAGCGCCGCCATCGTTCGCAACGCGCCGAGACTATCGGACGGGGGAAACGTTCGTTACGTTGGCGATAAAGCCGTCGGCGATTTTCTTCGCGAGAAAGTATTTGCGCCTGGCAGCCGTTATTCTTGGAATGAAATGATCGAACGGGCGACGGGAGAAAAGTTGAATCCAAAATACTTCGTCGAACAATTCCTTCAATAACCCATGTTACGCAGCCTGGGAGTGCAGGCATCCTGCCTGCGTGATGGAATAATCATCCCATTACTGCGCGTTGGCATTATTTCTGCTGCGTTTTAGAATCGTAAAATATCTTGAATTCAACGAAATTTCTCCGCCCAGCCTTGAAAGGCAGGGCTATTCTATATGCCCCTTTAAAGAGGCAAACGAAAATAGCCGTTTCAACGGCGGGTATACTTTGTACGATCTAGGGAGAATGGAATTATGTTTCAAGCGGATGTTTATATGGAGCGGCGCAAGACGTTGATGGAGCGTCTCGAATCGGATTTGATTTTATTTCTTGGGAATGAAGAAAGTCCCATGAACTATGGCGCCAATCCTTATCCTTTCCGGCAGGATAGTTCTTTTCTTTATTATTTCGGCTTGGACGATCCAGGCTTGGCGGCGCTGATTGATGCCGATGAAGACCGCATTTGCCTATTTGGCGACGATCCCACAGTTGACGATCTTGTATGGACAGGGCCGCGTCCCAGTTTGGCGGAGAGAGCGCAAAGCGTGGGAGTATCGGAAACCGCTCCGGCAACCCACTTGGCCGAGCGACTGGAATCCGCCCGCCGCCGCCAACGCCGGATTCATTATCTGCCGCCCTATCGAGCGGAAACGATTTCGCGGTTGAGCCGTTTGCTGCATGTCTCGGAAGAGGAGGCGATC is from Candidatus Omnitrophota bacterium and encodes:
- a CDS encoding glycyl-radical enzyme activating protein; the encoded protein is MNETSNLIGHIFDIKRYAIYDGPGIRITIFLQGCPLKCWWCHNPEGIRAIPDSPADAGDFKSRRVMTVSELMREIEKEILFFDESDGGATFSGGEPLIQHRFLQAALRECRQRGIHTALDTSGYAPLEMMDSIAGDVDLFLFDLKLIDEKKHEFYTGVSNQPILSNLKRLADRGRNIVIRFPLIPGITDAEDNLSPLIAHILSLRRIQTIHILPYHQTAQHKYKRLRLENRMNGVSPPSPDLVEAVKIRFEKAGLQVHIGG
- a CDS encoding M2 family metallopeptidase, yielding MNKMLLAGWLVVLLLSSVYGKEEEVESQLRQFIADRVKQLEPMALASALAQWKASTTGREEDYEQFNQWQLKIKELYSDRNAFAQVKKWKESQLVKDELLRRQLDLLYWAHLRNQIEPELLKQIVALDTKIQKTYNTFRGEMDGKKVTNSDIYKIMTAEKDSRIRELAWRASKQVGDVIAKDLIQLVKLRNQAARPLGFDNYHTLSITAGEQDVKELDRIFQTLDDLTRRPFAEMKAELDQILAKDYGVEASALMPWHYHDPFFQRTPLVYEFNLDRIYEKFDVKQLAEKFYAGIGLPVDDILARSDLYDREGKDPNAFSTDIDRKGDVRILCNLNNDERWMETILHELGHAVYDKYHDMDLPYLLREPAHSFATEGVAMFFGRLSRNADWMKAMLDLPNDDYAAAVKVGGKYLRFQQILFARWALVMYHFEKQLYADPDGDLNNLWWDMVKKYQLVNPPAEAHGANWAAKFHFTIAPCYYHNYMLGELFASQLSAAIVRNAPRLSDGGNVRYVGDKAVGDFLREKVFAPGSRYSWNEMIERATGEKLNPKYFVEQFLQ